AAGCCGCCAACTGTAATGTCGCTGTCCCCGCGCCTGGTGAGCTTTAGGGCGGCATCCAGCACGGCCTCCCACGTCCAATTGCCCTCAGCTTCCAGCGCCGCGGGCGTTTTCAGACCGGCCTCTTGGAACCTGTCGGCATTGAACCAGATCGGATGCGCGGTAAGCTGCCAGGCGAGCCCGTAGACAATTCCCCTGTGTCTGAGCACGCCGAAGTCATGGAAGTCGTCCATTGAGACATCGGTGTCTGTTGACAGGTAGGGATTGATCGACTGGATGATGCCGGCGTCGGCAAACAGCCCCAGCCAGTCAATGAAGCCGTAGACCGCGTCAAAAGTGAATCCGGCCGCCATGAATGTAAGCGCTTTGGAGGTAACGCTAGCGAACGCGGAATCGGTTACTGCCAGCTTGTATTCAGGGTGCTGGGCTTCGAAGTTGGCGAAGATGTCAAGCCACGAATTTATCCAGGTCTCATTCTGGCCCCGCAGCACCATAAGCGTGCTAATGGTGGACGGACCCGAATCTTGAGGAGTTTCCTGAATTCTCGTCTCTACTTGCGGAGCTTCACCGGATTCCTGCTCCATAGACTCTGTGCCGCACGCTGCCAAGGCCACCATGCCCGCACCGCCCGCAATTCCGCTGAGAAGGTACCGGCGGGTCATTCGCCTGCGGATGCTTATCAATGCTCTGCCTCCTCGGCGCATGACAGATCTTCAGCCGCTATCGAGTATGGTGCTGCATTAGCGGGAAGGTCAAGTGAAAGAAGCAACGACACCTCCGGGTGCGGTTCAACGAGTCACCGCTTTACCGCGGAAGCGGGAATCCATCTTCGTGCGCCAAGAGTCTCGTGCAACTCATTGACAAAGAGCTACGCAAGCACTCTGCCAATGAGAAGAGGAGTCACGTAGGGGCACGATATATCGTGCCCCTACCGGCGTTCGCTGAGTATCGCAGCGCTAACGCAACGATGCGACGTGCCTTTTAGCTCCTAGCGCAGGCAACCGCCTTCGTTGATCCAGCCCTGCACCTGGTCCTGGGTCTTCGCCATACCCTCGGCAACCGTCAGAGAGCCCTCTACCATGGCGTCCCAGGTGGCACGCCACTCGGTATTGAAGTCGCCCTGCTTGAGCAGTTGCGGCACCGGACGGCCCTCGCTCGCCATCTGCTTGTAGACTTCGGGGTCTTCATATGGGAAGAGCGTCAATGGCTCCAGATGCTTATTGGCGGTGAAGCGACCCTGGCCGGTGGCGGCAACCTCCGGCAAGGCGTCGGCACTCACCGTGTACTTGAGGAAGGCCCAGCCACCATCGGGATTCTTGGCGCCTTCGCCGATGAAGATGCCGATGGGAGTCATGACTGTAGCGCTATCGCCGTTCGGCCCCTTGGGTCGTCCCGCCATGCCGATCTCAAAGAGATCGTTGGCGGTGATCTGTTCCTCGAACTGGCGTACGCCGCCGGTGGCACGCTCGAACATGCCCATGGTGCCCTCGAGGAAATTGCCGCCGATCACCTTATGTTTGGCAAAGAGGTCAACGCAGAACTGCACGGCGTCCGCAAACGCAGGGGTGTTGAACGTGGCCTGGGTGCAGCCTTCGTTCCACAAGTCCGCGCCCCACGCCCAGGCATAGTAGGGCAGATAGGACGTGTGCGTGGGGTAGATTCGCAAGCCGCCAAACGTAATTTCATCGCCTTCGCGTTTGGTGAGTCTAACTGCCGATTCTAACACGGCATCCCAGGTCCAGTTACCCTCGGCCTCCAGCTCGGCGGGCGTCTTCAAGCCAGCCTCGACGAACTTGTCATTGTTCGACCAAATGGGATGCGCGGTGAGCAGCCACGCGAGGCCGTATGCCACGCCCTTGTATTTGAGAATGCCGGATTCGTAGAAGTCGTCCGGGGATACCTCAGTGTCCTTCGCCAGCAACGGCGTGACCGGCTGGATGATTCCGCCGTCGACAAACGGTCCCAGCCAGCCAAAATAGCCGTAAATGTCGTCAAAGGAAATACCGGCGGCCAGGGCTGCGCCTGCCTTGGTCGTGACCTCCCCAAACGTGGAATCGGTGATATCCATCTTGTATTCGGGATTGGCGGCTTCGAAGTTGGCAAAGATGGTGTTCCACGAGTTGATCCATGTCTCGTTCTGGCCCTGCAGCACCATGAGCGCATTGACGATGGTCGGCTCCATCGCCTTGGGCGCTTCTTCCGCCTTGGTTTCTTCTTCTGCGGGAGCTTCGCCTTCCTCAGGCATCGTTGTGACAGTGCCGCACGCCGCCAAGGCCAGCATGCCCGCGCTGCCCGCAGCTCCCTTGAGTAAGAATCGACGTGTCATTCTACTTCGTTCGCCTTGCATCGCTCCACCTCCTAGGTGCATGACAACAGTACTGTCGGTAACAAGTATGAAGTCGATTTAGCGAATCTGTCAAGAGATGAGATTTGCTGCGGTCTTGGCCTTGCCCGAGTTAAACACCTCACCTTCGCGGCAGCGAGGAGCCTGCGCGCAATCGTGGCTGACATTCTGTCACGACGTTTGCAGTTGGACCGCTCCCATTTTCTTTGAGGGCGAAGGTGGGGCTATGGTAGACTGCCGCTACGCTGGAAGTAAGCAATAGGAAACTCATGCATTGGTCTGACGCTTGGGGCTATAGCGCGAACTCGGTGAAGAGTTCCCCTCACCCCGTCCCTCTCCCCAAGGAGAGGAGGTAATTCTTACGCCTCCGGCCGGAGTTATGCAAAGGTCTCCACTGGGAGAGGGGGCATGCTTGCCCGCCGAGCCGGATTGTGCCAAAGTTTTCCTTGGGCTTGAGGTCCATCGACTGAAGGAATCGTCTGGCGTAGGTAGCGATATGCAAAAACAGAATTCGAGGTAGGTACCTGATGGCTTGGGATGAAAGAGTTCCAGTACTTCTGATTGGCGGCGGCATGATCAGCCAGGACGTGATCATCCCGACGCTCTTTCAAGAACAGGATCGCGGCGTCGTGGGTGAGGTGAGCATCGCCTCACGGCGGGCGAGCACGCTGCACAAAGTGCGCGATCTCTTTCCTGACTATGCGTTTCGCGGCTATCCCGATCCCGACACCACCGATCCCGAGGCTTCATTCCCCGATTCGTACCAGGCCGCCTTGGACGACCTCGATCCTCACGGCGTGGTGATGGTGGCGACGCCGGACCATCTCCACACAGAGATGATCCTGGCCGCTATCGAACGCGGACACCACGTAGTGGTCCAGAAGCCCCTCTGCCTGAAGGTATCCGATGTTTACACCATTCTGACCGCCGCCGAAAACAAGGGCATCTACGTCTATACGGACTACCACAAGCGCCACGACCGCGCCATTCGCGCCGCCCAGCGCTACTACCGTCAAGGGCATTTGGGCGAGATGCTGCACGGCCACGCGTGGATCGAGGAGCGGCGCGAAATGCCGCTGGATATCTTTTCCTTATGGGCGGAAGAGAGTTCGCCGTTTGAATACATCGGCGTGCACTATGCCGACGCCTACTTCTTCATTACCGGTCTCAAGCCCGCCCGCGTGTGGGGCTTCGGACAGAAGAAATTCCTGCCGACGCAGGGCCAGGACGCGTTTGACGCGGTGCAGGGCGTGATCGAGTGGACTGACGGCTCGGTGCTCTGGGTGCAGACCTCATGGGTCTGCGCGGAGGCAAATAGCTCCCTCACCAACCAGGGCATGCAACTCTCCGGCACCCAAGGCGAATATTGGGCCGATCACAAAGACCGCAAGCTGCACTTCGTGACCCAGGACAAAGGCTTCGAGCACTTCAACCCCAACTTCTTCAAGCAGTATGAGCCGTGGGACGGCGAAGGCACCGAATACGTGGGGTACGGCTACGATAGCGTGATGCAGGGTGTCCATGACGCGCGCCGCATCCTGCGCGCAACCGAGAGCATGGACGCGGCCCAGGCGTTGCAGGTTCGGCGGGATATGCTCGCCGAATTTGCCAAGTCGCGTCCTCTCCCACAACAGGCCGTCGTCGGCACGGCTATCGCCGAGGCCGTGCGCCTGAGTATCGACCACAACAGCCGGGCGGTAACGTTTGATGAGCTTCTCTATCCTGTGTTAGAGTAACTCGCTTGTAATTCGCAGGGCCACTCCCCTTTCCATTGGAGAGGCCAAAATGCCCGTCATTCCGGCGAAAGCCGGAATGACGGGCGTGGAGAACCGCGCGCTTACTTGCCAAGCAGCCCTCTTCGCTCCAATACAACCTCTCACCCCATTGACCAAGGACGACCGGCGAAAGTCGTTCAATATAGTGGGGCAGAGTGGTG
Above is a genomic segment from Chloroflexota bacterium containing:
- a CDS encoding extracellular solute-binding protein, producing MISIRRRMTRRYLLSGIAGGAGMVALAACGTESMEQESGEAPQVETRIQETPQDSGPSTISTLMVLRGQNETWINSWLDIFANFEAQHPEYKLAVTDSAFASVTSKALTFMAAGFTFDAVYGFIDWLGLFADAGIIQSINPYLSTDTDVSMDDFHDFGVLRHRGIVYGLAWQLTAHPIWFNADRFQEAGLKTPAALEAEGNWTWEAVLDAALKLTRRGDSDITVGGLQVFPMFTSYLPYYAWAWGAELWDEGCTEASFTTPAFTDAVQYSVDLFTKHNVIGGTFLYGTQGMVERAPDAVRQFDEGIAARDLFSIGMAPRPRGPNGDRGTVMTPSAIHLGNGAKNADGAWTFLKYTVSAAAQPHLAVFGQGRFNANKHLAPLTLYPFENPAVYTQMAQDGRPEPQLLQQREFYAAWRATWDAMVEGSLPVADAMATTQEQVQGWINKGGCLG
- a CDS encoding extracellular solute-binding protein, which produces MTRRFLLKGAAGSAGMLALAACGTVTTMPEEGEAPAEEETKAEEAPKAMEPTIVNALMVLQGQNETWINSWNTIFANFEAANPEYKMDITDSTFGEVTTKAGAALAAGISFDDIYGYFGWLGPFVDGGIIQPVTPLLAKDTEVSPDDFYESGILKYKGVAYGLAWLLTAHPIWSNNDKFVEAGLKTPAELEAEGNWTWDAVLESAVRLTKREGDEITFGGLRIYPTHTSYLPYYAWAWGADLWNEGCTQATFNTPAFADAVQFCVDLFAKHKVIGGNFLEGTMGMFERATGGVRQFEEQITANDLFEIGMAGRPKGPNGDSATVMTPIGIFIGEGAKNPDGGWAFLKYTVSADALPEVAATGQGRFTANKHLEPLTLFPYEDPEVYKQMASEGRPVPQLLKQGDFNTEWRATWDAMVEGSLTVAEGMAKTQDQVQGWINEGGCLR
- a CDS encoding Gfo/Idh/MocA family oxidoreductase, translating into MAWDERVPVLLIGGGMISQDVIIPTLFQEQDRGVVGEVSIASRRASTLHKVRDLFPDYAFRGYPDPDTTDPEASFPDSYQAALDDLDPHGVVMVATPDHLHTEMILAAIERGHHVVVQKPLCLKVSDVYTILTAAENKGIYVYTDYHKRHDRAIRAAQRYYRQGHLGEMLHGHAWIEERREMPLDIFSLWAEESSPFEYIGVHYADAYFFITGLKPARVWGFGQKKFLPTQGQDAFDAVQGVIEWTDGSVLWVQTSWVCAEANSSLTNQGMQLSGTQGEYWADHKDRKLHFVTQDKGFEHFNPNFFKQYEPWDGEGTEYVGYGYDSVMQGVHDARRILRATESMDAAQALQVRRDMLAEFAKSRPLPQQAVVGTAIAEAVRLSIDHNSRAVTFDELLYPVLE